The genomic DNA AACGTCGCGGCGCTGCGCGAACTGGCGGATGCGCCGGCCGCTCCTGGAACCGTGTCGCTGGACGGGGCGCTGTCGATGGATACGCGGGTGTTCTGGGACGCGGTGCCGGGGGCGGCGGGGTATAAGCTCTACTGGCGGCGGGCCGATGGGCAGGACTGGACCGACAGCCGGGCCGTGACTGGCGCGACCGAAACGGTGCTGAAGGACATCGTCGTGGACGATCATTTCATCGGCGTGGCGGCGGTGGGCAAGGATGGGGCGGAGAGCCTGGTGACGTTCGGGGGCATGGCGCCGCGCAAATAGGGGGTTCGCGCAGAGGCGCAGAGGACGCCGCGTTTTTTTGGGAAGGGCCGCCTGCGGGCGGCCTTTTTTGTGCCGTTCGGGGGAGGGCGATGGAGCGTTCGGATCGGGAATGGCTGGGCGCGGATGCGGCGCTGTGGGCGCGGCTGCGCGAGGGGCTGACCCCGGCGGCGGCGGAGCGGCTGGCGCGGGAGTGGCGCTTTCTGGCGCGGCCGGCGCAATTGCCGCCGGAGGGGGACTGGCGCATCTGGCTGATGATGGCGGGGCGCGGTTTCGGCAAGACGCGCGCCGGGGCGGAATGGGTGCGGGGGATTGCGGAGGCCGACCCGGCGGCGCGGATCGCGCTGGTCGGCGCGACGCTGGGCGAGGCGCGCAGCGTGATGGTGGAGGGGGAGAGCGGGCTGTTGCGCATTGCGCCCTGGTGGGCGCGGCCGGACTATGCGCCGGCGCTGCGGCGGTTGCGCTGGCCCAACGGGGCGGAGGCGCGGCTGTTCGGCGCGGCCGAGCCGGAGAGCTTGCGCGGGCCGCAGTTCAGCCATGGCTGGGCCGACGAGATCGCCAAATGGGCGGGCGGCGAGGCGGCCTGGCACAATCTGATGATGGCGTTGCGCCTAAGCAGCCAAACCGGGTGCGCGCCGCGCGTGCTGGCGACGACGACGCCGCGCCCGGTGCCTTTGGTTCGGGCGCTGGTGGCGCGAGACGGCGATGACGTGGTGGTGACGCGGGGGCGGACGGCGGACAATGACGCCAATCTGGCGCCCGGCTTCGTCGCGGCGATGGCGGCCAGCTATGGCGGCACGCGGCTGGGGCGGCAGGAACTGGACGGCGAGCTGATCGAGGAGGTGGAGGGCGCGCTGTGGACGCGCGATCTGATCGAGCGGTGCCGGGTCGCGCATGTGCCGGGCGCGCTGGCCCGCGTGGTGGTGGCGGTCGATCCGCCGGCGAGTGCCGGCGGCGACGCGTGCGGGATCGTCGTCGCCGGACTTGGCGGGGACGGGCGCGGCTATGTGATCGCGGACGCGAGTGTGGAGGGGCAGCGGCCCGAAGGCTGGGCGCGGGCGGTCGCGGCGGCGGCGATGGTGCATGGTGCGGACAGGGTGGTGGCCGAGGCCAATAATGGCGGGCAGATGGTCGAAAGCGTGCTGCGCGCGGCGGAGGCGGCGCTGCCGGTGAAGCTGGTCCATGCGAGCCGGGGGAAGGCGGCGCGGGCGGAGCCGGTGGCGGCTTTATACGAGGTCGGGCGGGTGGCGCATCGCGGCGCTTTCCCGGCGCTGGAGGACCAGATGTGCGGATTGCTGGCGGGGGGAACCTATGTCGGGCCGGGGCGGTCGCCGGATCGGGCGGACGCTTTGGTGTGGGCGATGAGCGAGCTGATGCTGGGGAGAGCGGGCGAGGTGCGGGTCAGGGGGATGTGAGGGGGATGGGGTGGGAAGCGGAAGGTCGGCTTCATTCTCTCCCCTCCCCTTCAGGGGAGGAGCCGGGCGTGCGCTCATCTTTATCGCGCGGTTTGGCGGAACTGGCGGGCGGGACCGATCGTTCTTCTGCCGTAATCAGGAGTAAACCCATGAATATGGCAAGATGGATTGCGGTGGCGGCGGGGGTTTCGCTGGTGGCGACGCCGGTGATGGCGGCGAGCCTGAATAGCAAGGAGCGGGCGCGGGTGGCGCGGGCCGCGCCGCGCGATCGGGATGATGTGCGATACTGTCTGCTCAAGGCGAAGAAGGGCCGCGACAAGGGTACGGTGATCGGCGCGGCCGGTGGCGCGGGCGTCGGCGCGCTGGCGGGCGGCAGTCTGGGCGAGACGTTGCTGGCGGGCGCGGCGGGCGCGGTGGCCGGGCGCGTGATCGGCAAGAGCGAGGGGACGAACTCGGTGTGCGATCGGGTGCTGGCGCGGAACCGGTAGGCTTGGGGGTGGCGTTGGCCCACCCCGCTGCGACCGGAGTTTTTGCATTTCGCGATTTCCGGGTCGTCAGATGTTCCATCTGACTTGAAATCGCTCCAGCGCGCTTCGCGCTTAAGTCTCGCTGCCTCTCCCGTAAACGGGAGGGGGAAAATGAGGGATTTCGGTAAGCGGCTGGGCCGCTGACCTCCACTATCCTCTCCCCCGGCGGGGAGGGGATTTTTGCGTTCTGGGGGATGCTCATATGAAATGGTTCGGGACGAAGGCGGCTGCGTCGGATGCGCGGCCGGTGCTGGCGCGCGCCTGGGGTTCGGGGGCGGTGGCGCTGGGGGAATGGCCGGCCAGCTATGAGGCGCAGGTGCGCGCCGGGGTGATGGCCAATCCAGTGGCGCAGCGGGCGATGCGGCTGGTGTCCGAAGGGGCGGGCGCCTGTGCGCTTAAGGTGCGGGGTGTGGAGGATGGTGCGGCGATCCTGTCGCTGGTCGGGCGGGCGTCCGCCGGGCAGGGGCTGGTGGAGACTTTGGCCTGTCATTTGTTGTTGCATGGCAATGGCTATGTGCAGGTGATGGCCGGGGCGGATGGCAGGCCGGCCGAACTGTTCGCGCTGCGGCCGGAGCGGGTCAGCGTCGAGGCCGATGCGCGGGGGTGGCCGGCGGCCTACCTGTATCGCGTGGGGGAGAGCGTCACCCGCCTGTCGAGCGAGGATGGCGCGGGACGGACGAATGTGCTGCATCTCAAGGCGCTGCATCCGCTGGACGATCATTATGGGCTGGGCTGCGCCGGGGCGGCGGCCGGGCCGGTGGCGATCCACAATGCGGCAGCCCTGTGGAACAAGGCGCTGCTGGACAATGCGGCGCGGCCGAGCGGCGCGATGGTCTATGATCCGGGCGACGGATCGGTGCTGTCGCCCGAACAGTTTGAGCGGGTGAAGCGCGAGATGGAGGCGGCCTTTGCCGGGGCGGCCAATGCGGGGCGGCCGATGCTGCTGGAGGGCGGCCTCAGTTGGAAGGCGATGAGCCTGACCCCGGCGGAGATGGACTTTGTGGGCCTGAAAAGCGCGGCGGCGCGGGAGATCGCCCTGGCGTTCGGGGTGCCGCCGATGCTGATGGGGCTGCCCGGCGACAACGCCTATGCCAATTATCGCGAGGCGAACAAGGCGCTGTGGCGGCAGGCGATCCTGCCCCTGGTGGCGAAGATTTGCGCGGGATTGAGCCAGGGTCTGAGCGGTTGGTGGCCGGGCGTGGTGATCGAGGCCGATCTGGACGCGGTGCCGGCGCTGGCGGATGAGCGCACGGCTTTGTGGGAGCGGGTGGCGGCGGCGGATTTTCTGAGCGCAGAGGAGAAGAAGGGGCTGCTGGGGCTGTAGAGTTTGTTTTGAAATGCGCCTTTGGCGCATCCGTACCGGCCCTCACCCCCACCGACCACCCAATCAGGATATACTCTGTGGGCGGTCGGGTGGGGGTGAGGGCCGGTGCGGCTTCCGAAATGCGCTCTTTCGCGCATTTCGGCAAAGACTCTTAATCCGGCGTGCGGGCGGGGAGGGAATCGAGGCGGCAAAAATCGCCGCTCCAGTTCCAGCGGCCGCCCTGCGTCAGGCAGTCGCCGGCGCGAAACAGGTCGAAATGCCAGGCGAGGGCGCCGAGGGCCGCGAGGATGAGGACGATCAGGACTTTGCGGGGGATGCGCTTCATGGAGCGCAGATAGGGGCGAGGCGGGCCGATGGGAAGGAGCGGGCGATGAAAGAGGAGATGCTGGCGCGGCTGTCGGCGGCCTTCTCTATCGCGCCGCGCCGGGGATGACGCCGTCGGCGGTGCGCGGCGGCATCGGCCTTGAGGGCGAGGATAGCGATGTCGCGGGCGCACTGACCAGCGATGCGATCAGTGAGGCGGATCTGATGGCGGGGCGCTGGGACGGGGCGGCGCTGGAGTTGCGACTGACCCAATGGGAAGAACCGGGCGCGCTGTGGCTGTTGCTGGCGCGGGGCGAGATCGGCGCGGTGGCGCGCAAGGGGGCGGGCTTTACCGCCGAGTTGATCGGGGCGGCGGCGGCGCTGGGCGCGCCGGTTGCGCCCTCCACCTCGCCCGATTGCCGGGCCAGGCTGGGCGACGGGGCGTGCCGGGTCGATCTGGCCGGGCGGCGGCGGATCGTCGCGGTGTCGGGTGTGGACGGGGCCGAGGTGGCGGCGAGCGGGCTGGCGGCGGGGGTCTATGCGTTCGGGACGCTGCGCTGGCTGGGCGGGGCCAATGCGGGGCTGGTGCAGGCGGTGGCGGATAATGGGGCGGATGGGCTGACTTTGGCCGATCCGCCGGCCTTTGCCGTGGCGGCGGGGACTTTGGCGCTGCTGACGCAAGGGTGCGATCGGCAGTTGGCGACCTGTGCGGGGCGGTTCGGCAATGCCGTCAATTTCCGGGGGAGCCGTATCTGCCGGGGATGGATTTGCTGACCCGCTATCCCGGCGCATGAGCGATGTGGTGGCGCGGGCGCGGGCTTTGGTGGGCGTGCCGTTTCGCCTGCATGGACGGGACCGGGACGGGCTGGATTGCGTGGGGCTGGCGGCGCTGGCCTTTGGGCGGGGCGCGCCCTGCGCCTATGGACTGCGCAGCGGCGATGTGGCGCGGGCCGAGCGCTGGCTGCGCGAAGCGGGGTTGCGGCCGGTGGACGGGGGGCGGCTGGGCGATCTGGCGCTGGCAAGGCCGGGGCCGTTGCAACTGCATCTGATGATCGGGACCGGGACGGGATTTGTCCATGCCCATGCGGGGCTGGGGCGGGTGGTCGAGACGCCGGGGGCGTCGCCATGGCCGGTGATCGGGTGGTGGCGGGCCGGGTGAGGCGGTTCGAACCATAGTTATTTCCGTCATTGCGGGCGCAGCGAAGCGAGAGGAGATTCTTATGGCGACGGTGGTGCTGACGGCGGTGGGGACCGTGCTGGGCGGGCCGATCGGCGGGGCGATCGGGGCGGTGATCGGCAATGTCATCGACAATCAGATATTGTTCAAGCCCAAGGGGCGCGAGGGCGCGCGGCTGGCCGAGTTGCAGGTGCAGACATCAAGTTACGGGACGCAGGTACCCAAGATTTTCGGGACGATGCGGATCGCCGGCACGGTGATATGGGCGACCGACCTGAAGGAGACAAAGAGCAAGAGCGGCGGCGGCAAGGGGCGGCCGAGCGTCACCACATACAGCTATTCGGCGAGTTTCGCGGTGGCGCTGTCGGCGCGGGCGATCCGGTCGATCGGGCGCATCTGGGCCGACGGCAACCTGCTGCGCGGGGCGGCGGGGGATTTCAAGACCGAACTGTCGGCATTTCGCGTTCATGCCGGCGGAGCGGATCAGGCGGTCGATCCGCTGATCGCTTCGGCGGAAGGGATGGCGCTGACGCCGGCGCATCGGGGCGTCGCCTATGTAGTTTTCGAGGATCTGGCGCTGGCCGATTATGGCAATCGCATCCCGTCGCTGACCTTTGAGGTGGAGGCGGATGACGGCGCGGTGGCGATCGGAGCGATTGCTGCGGAACTGAGCGCGGGGCGGGTGAGCGGCACCGGGCTGGCGGCGCTGGACGGCTTTGCCGCGAGCGGGGGCGATGTCGGCGCGGCGATCGGCCCGCTGGTCGAGGCGCAGGGGCTGGCGCTGGTGTCGGGCGAGACGGGCCTGTCGCTGCGCGGCGTCGGCACGGCCGAGGGGGAGGTGAGCGCGGCGATGCTGGCGCGGCGGGTCAACGGGCAGGCGGTCGACCCGATCGAGCGATCGGGCGGGGCGGCCGATGGCGTGCCGGTGGCGCTGAGCCTGCGCCATTATGACGCCGCGCGCGACTATCAGGCCGGGGTGCAGCGCGTGGTGCGGCCGGGGCCGGGGCGGCAGGAGCAGGGCGTCGAATTGCCGGTGGTGATGAGTGCCGACGATGCGCGGGCGCTGGCGGCGGCGCGGCTGGGCGCGGGCTGGACCGGGCGGGCGACGATGGCGCTGCGCTGCGGCTGGGAGGCGCTGATGCTGGCGCCGGGCATGGTGGTGAGCGTGGAGGACGTGCCGGGGCTGTGGCGGATCGAGGAGCGGGAATGGGAAGCGATGGCGGTGCGGCTGGCGCTGCGGCGGGTTCCGGGGGCGGGCGGGGCGCTGCCGGCGGGGGCATATTCGGGCGCGATCGTGCGGCAGGTGGATGCGCCGCACGGGGCGACCACGCTGATGCTGGCGGACCTGCCGGCATTGCGGGACGGGGCGGCGAGCGCGCCCATGCTGGTGGCGGCGGCGAGCGGGGGCGCGGGATGGCGCAGCGCGGCGCTGTTCGTGATGAGCGAGAGCGGCGAGGCGCGGCCGGTCGGGCGGAGCGCCGGTCGGGCGGTGATGGGGGTGGCGGACGCCGCCCTGCCGGCCGGGAGTGTGATGCTGGTGGATCGCGCGCAGGCGCTGCTCGTCAGCCTGCGGGCGGCGGATATGGATCTGGGCGGGGCGGATGAGGCGGCGCTGGCGCAGGGGCGCAACCTGTGTCTGGTCGGGCGCGAATTGATGCAGTTCGAGGCGGCGGAGCGGACCGGGCCGACAAGCTGGCGGCTGAGTGGGCTGCGCCGGGGGCTGCGCGGCAGCGAATGGGCGATGGACGGGCATGAAGCGGGCGAACGCTTTCTGCTGATCGAGGAGGACAGGCTGATCGAGCCGCTGACCGCGCTGGGGACGAGCGGGGAGGTGGGGGCGACGCTGACGGTGGCGGCGATCGGGCTGGGCGACGGCGATCCGGTCGAGGCGGCGCTGACGATCGGCGGCGAGGCGCTGATCCCGCCATCGCCGGTGCATCTGCGGGTGCGGGTGGATGGCGGCGACCGGGCGATCGCATGGGTACGGCGGAGTCGCGCGGGGTGGCGTTGGACCAATGGGAGCGACGCACCGCTGGGCGAGGAAAGCGAGCGATACCGGGTGCGGGTGCTGGACGGCGACGCGGTGGTGCGCAGCGTGGAGACGGACGCGCCCGGCTGGACCTATGACTCGGCGATGATCGCGGCGGACGGGACGGCGGGCATGACGTTGACGGTCGAGATCGCGCAGGTCGGCACGATGGCGACCGGACGGGCGGCGCGGGTCGACATCACTATCTGAACATATCGAAAGGGAAGATCATGGATATGACCGCGCGCTGGGCGCTGCCGCAGTTGTTCGCCGGGCAGGCGCAGAAGGAAATCTTTCACAACGAAGCGCTGACACGGATCGATGCGTTGTTGCACGGGCGGGTGGAGAGCGCGGATGAGGCGACGCCGCCGGGTGCGCCCGCGCCGGGGCAATGCTGGATCGTCGCGGATGGGGCGACAGGCGCCTGGGCGGGGCAATCGGGCGCGATTGCCTGCTGGAGCGAGGGCGGATGGCGCTTTCTGGCGGCGCGCGCCGGGGCGCGGATGGATGTGGCGGACCGGGGTCATGCGCTTTTCCATGACGGGGCCGAGTGGCGGGATGGTGAGATCCGGGGCGATGGCCTGTATCTGGACGGCGCGCGTGTGGTGACCGTGCGGCAGGCGGCGGTATCGGCGCCGAGCGGCGGAACGGTGATTGATATGGAGGCGCGCGCAACCATCGCCACCATTCTGACAGCATTGCGCGCCCATGGGCTGATCGAAGGTTAATATTGCGCTATTATGTTTTTCTTGTTGCAGGCGCGCGTCAATAGTCTAGGATTCCTTCTCATTAGCCTGGATGAGCCTGCACTTGCCGGGTTAGTGCGTTATTTTTGCAACGGTTTCACTAATTGTGGACTTGCTATGAAACCTTCTTGCGGATACAGGGTTTCAGCAGTCCTTCGTGACACTTTTGAAAGGGGAATCCTAATGCGGAAGCTTGCCCTCGCGGCTGCTCTTGCGACCAGTGCCCTGGCCAGCCCGGCCTTGGCGCGTGACGATAGCTGGTATGTCGGCGTTGATGCTGGCGTCCTGCTTGTGGAAGATCAGAACGCAACCGTGAACGGCGTCGATGCCGGCGGTTCGGTCGACTATCATAAGGGTTATGATTTCGACGCGAACATCGGTTACGACTTCGGCGGTTTCCGCCTGGAAGCGGAATCGGCCTACAAGCGCGCCAAGGTTGATTTCGACAAGACCGGATTCGGCGGCGCGGCTTCGGCCCTGTCGTTCATGCTGAACGGCCTGCTCGACTTCGGTCCCGATGACGGCCTTCAGGGCTTCGTCGGCGGCGGTGTCGGCGTGTCGCGTGGCAAGCTGGCCAACGACATCGTGAACGACAGCGACACCGGCTTCGCCTGGCAGGCGATTGCGGGCGTCCGCTATCCCGTCACCAGCAATGTCGACGTTTCGCTGAAGTATCGCTTCTTCAACCAGGACGATATCAAGGTGATCCCGGCATACACCACCGCGGTTGCGGATGCGGGCGACACGATCAAGACCAAGCTGCGCACGCACAGCCTGCTGCTCGGCCTGACCTACAACTTCGGCGAACCGGCTGCACCTCCGCCGCCCCCGCCCCCGCCCCCGCCGCCTCCCCCGCCGCC from Sphingobium sp. CAP-1 includes the following:
- a CDS encoding DNA-packaging protein; its protein translation is MERSDREWLGADAALWARLREGLTPAAAERLAREWRFLARPAQLPPEGDWRIWLMMAGRGFGKTRAGAEWVRGIAEADPAARIALVGATLGEARSVMVEGESGLLRIAPWWARPDYAPALRRLRWPNGAEARLFGAAEPESLRGPQFSHGWADEIAKWAGGEAAWHNLMMALRLSSQTGCAPRVLATTTPRPVPLVRALVARDGDDVVVTRGRTADNDANLAPGFVAAMAASYGGTRLGRQELDGELIEEVEGALWTRDLIERCRVAHVPGALARVVVAVDPPASAGGDACGIVVAGLGGDGRGYVIADASVEGQRPEGWARAVAAAAMVHGADRVVAEANNGGQMVESVLRAAEAALPVKLVHASRGKAARAEPVAALYEVGRVAHRGAFPALEDQMCGLLAGGTYVGPGRSPDRADALVWAMSELMLGRAGEVRVRGM
- a CDS encoding phage portal protein, whose protein sequence is MKWFGTKAAASDARPVLARAWGSGAVALGEWPASYEAQVRAGVMANPVAQRAMRLVSEGAGACALKVRGVEDGAAILSLVGRASAGQGLVETLACHLLLHGNGYVQVMAGADGRPAELFALRPERVSVEADARGWPAAYLYRVGESVTRLSSEDGAGRTNVLHLKALHPLDDHYGLGCAGAAAGPVAIHNAAALWNKALLDNAARPSGAMVYDPGDGSVLSPEQFERVKREMEAAFAGAANAGRPMLLEGGLSWKAMSLTPAEMDFVGLKSAAAREIALAFGVPPMLMGLPGDNAYANYREANKALWRQAILPLVAKICAGLSQGLSGWWPGVVIEADLDAVPALADERTALWERVAAADFLSAEEKKGLLGL
- a CDS encoding peptidoglycan endopeptidase codes for the protein MSDVVARARALVGVPFRLHGRDRDGLDCVGLAALAFGRGAPCAYGLRSGDVARAERWLREAGLRPVDGGRLGDLALARPGPLQLHLMIGTGTGFVHAHAGLGRVVETPGASPWPVIGWWRAG
- a CDS encoding phage tail protein, whose amino-acid sequence is MATVVLTAVGTVLGGPIGGAIGAVIGNVIDNQILFKPKGREGARLAELQVQTSSYGTQVPKIFGTMRIAGTVIWATDLKETKSKSGGGKGRPSVTTYSYSASFAVALSARAIRSIGRIWADGNLLRGAAGDFKTELSAFRVHAGGADQAVDPLIASAEGMALTPAHRGVAYVVFEDLALADYGNRIPSLTFEVEADDGAVAIGAIAAELSAGRVSGTGLAALDGFAASGGDVGAAIGPLVEAQGLALVSGETGLSLRGVGTAEGEVSAAMLARRVNGQAVDPIERSGGAADGVPVALSLRHYDAARDYQAGVQRVVRPGPGRQEQGVELPVVMSADDARALAAARLGAGWTGRATMALRCGWEALMLAPGMVVSVEDVPGLWRIEEREWEAMAVRLALRRVPGAGGALPAGAYSGAIVRQVDAPHGATTLMLADLPALRDGAASAPMLVAAASGGAGWRSAALFVMSESGEARPVGRSAGRAVMGVADAALPAGSVMLVDRAQALLVSLRAADMDLGGADEAALAQGRNLCLVGRELMQFEAAERTGPTSWRLSGLRRGLRGSEWAMDGHEAGERFLLIEEDRLIEPLTALGTSGEVGATLTVAAIGLGDGDPVEAALTIGGEALIPPSPVHLRVRVDGGDRAIAWVRRSRAGWRWTNGSDAPLGEESERYRVRVLDGDAVVRSVETDAPGWTYDSAMIAADGTAGMTLTVEIAQVGTMATGRAARVDITI
- a CDS encoding DUF2793 domain-containing protein: MDMTARWALPQLFAGQAQKEIFHNEALTRIDALLHGRVESADEATPPGAPAPGQCWIVADGATGAWAGQSGAIACWSEGGWRFLAARAGARMDVADRGHALFHDGAEWRDGEIRGDGLYLDGARVVTVRQAAVSAPSGGTVIDMEARATIATILTALRAHGLIEG
- a CDS encoding OmpA family protein gives rise to the protein MRKLALAAALATSALASPALARDDSWYVGVDAGVLLVEDQNATVNGVDAGGSVDYHKGYDFDANIGYDFGGFRLEAESAYKRAKVDFDKTGFGGAASALSFMLNGLLDFGPDDGLQGFVGGGVGVSRGKLANDIVNDSDTGFAWQAIAGVRYPVTSNVDVSLKYRFFNQDDIKVIPAYTTAVADAGDTIKTKLRTHSLLLGLTYNFGEPAAPPPPPPPPPPPPPPPPPPPPVAECNPGPYIVFFEWDKSDITPDAATILDNAVSAYSSCGSAQVVLAGHADRSGSASYNVGLSQRRADGVKAYLSSKGIPDGVITTQAFGESKPRVDTADGVREVQNRRVEITYGQ